In the Pygocentrus nattereri isolate fPygNat1 chromosome 19, fPygNat1.pri, whole genome shotgun sequence genome, one interval contains:
- the neurod6b gene encoding neurogenic differentiation factor 6-B: MLTVPFEEAHATRELRFGASNVGSKETTEEEEEDEEERDGRRGPRRRRGGGGGGAGGSGCTERSRARRQEANARERTRMHGLNDALESLRRVVPCHSKTQKLSKIETLRLARNYIRALSETLRAGTRPDLLAFARTLCSGLSQPTTNLVAGCLQLNAARFLADHGGGAGEAHYDSAYGATPIGHAHHAGSSSGSVDSAKPLRPYGYCSSSAYEHSGGYELSSCGPRLEPPLSYDGIFSFRTREHEAATAAAAAAAAAAARAKDSQYTHSGALTHFPYELHLHQTFQSQDELNTGFHS; this comes from the coding sequence ATGCTAACCGTCCCGTTTGAAGAAGCGCACGCCACGCGCGAGCTCCGGTTCGGCGCGTCCAACGTGGGGTCGAAGGAGAcgacagaggaagaggaggaggacgaaGAGGAGCGGGACGGGAGGAGAGGACCACGccggaggagaggaggaggaggaggtggagcagGGGGTTCTGGCTGCACGGAGCGGTCGCGAGCGCGGCGTCAGGAGGCGAATGCGCGCGAGCGCACGCGCATGCACGGCCTGAACGACGCGCTGGAGAGCCTGCGGCGCGTGGTGCCGTGTCACTCCAAGACGCAGAAGCTGTCCAAGATCGAGACGCTGCGCTTGGCCAGGAACTACATCCGGGCCCTGTCGGAGACGCTGCGCGCGGGCACGCGGCCCGACTTGCTGGCGTTCGCACGCACGCTCTGCTCGGGCCTCTCGCAGCCCACCACCAACCTGGTGGCGGGGTGCCTGCAGCTCAACGCCGCGCGCTTCCTCGCGGACCACGGCGGCGGAGCAGGAGAGGCGCACTATGACTCGGCCTACGGGGCCACGCCCATAGGCCACGCCCACCACGCCGGAAGCAGCTCCGGGAGCGTGGACAGCGCCAAGCCACTTCGACCCTACGGCTACTGCTCCTCGTCTGCTTACGAGCACAGCGGCGGCTACGAGCTGAGCAGCTGCGGCCCGAGACTCGAGCCCCCCCTCAGCTACGACGGCATCTTCTCGTTCAGGACGCGCGAGCACGAGGCCGCGACGGCGGCAGCCGCGGCAGCGGCGGCCGCGGCAGCGCGCGCCAAAGACTCTCAGTACACGCACAGCGGCGCGCTCACGCACTTTCCCTACGAGCTGCACCTGCACCAGACCTTCCAGAGCCAGGACGAGCTCAACACGGGCTTCCACAGCTAA